The DNA segment GCTCCGGCGCACGGATACCGGCGCCCATCGGGCTGCGCAGCACCAGCGGGCAACTCAAGCGGCCACGGGTGCGGTTACGCAAGCGGCTGGCGTGGGACACCAATTGATCCATGGCCGCGTAGATGAAGCCGAGAAACTGGATTTCCACCACTGGCTTCAGGCCTTGTGCGGCCATGCCAACGGCCAGGCCACCGATCATGGTTTCCGCCAGCGGCGTGTCGATCACCCGCTTGAAGCCGAAGCTGTCACGCAGGCCCTGGGTGGCACGAAAAACGCCGCCGTTAACGCCGACATCTTCGCCGAACACTACGACATTTTCGTCTTCGCGCATGGCACGATGCAGCGCCAGGTTGACGGCTTCGAGCAGGGTCAGTTTTTCATTCGCAGCTTTTGTCTCACCCATGGCGCACACCTCCGGCACTGCCGACCGCAGGCCGCACCTGCTGCCCTTCTCCCGCCTGCGGGAGGCGGCCCCCGCTCCCGGCGGGGTTGTCGCATTTCCCACGTCCTTGTGGGTCAAGGTCGCGCACAGCGCCGGATGAGGGAGAGGCGCTTTGCGCTTCGCGGCGGGCTGCACGCTCCAGCAGCCACTCGCGCTGCTCGGCCAAGGGCGCCGGCCATTTGGCGTAGACGTAATCCAGCACCGCTTCGACCGGCTGGATGCCAGCGGACTCGAAGGCGTCCACCGACTTCTGCACCAGGGCCTGGCACTCGGCGATCAGCGCTTGCTCGCGCTCTTCGTCCCACACACCAAGGCCTGCGAGGAAGGCCTGCAGACGTTTGACCGGCTCCTCCAGCCAGGCCAGCTTGACCTCTTCGGCCGGGCGGTAACGGGTCGCATCATCGGCGGTGGTGTGATCGCCGAGGCGGTAGCTCAGGCATTCGATCAACACCGGGCCTTTGCCATGGCGCGCACGTTCCAAGGCGACCTGGATTCGGTCGTAGACGGCGAATATGTCGTTGCCATCCACCTGTTCGCCGTGGAAGCCGGCGCCGATGGCTTTCTGCGCCAGGGTCGGCGCGCCGCACTGGATGCGCCGCGGCACCGAGATCGCCCATTGGTTGTTGTTGACCACGAACACCACCGGCAACTGCCAGGTGCCGGCGACGTTGAGCGCTTCGAGGAAGTCGCCTTTGCTGGTGGCGCCATCACCGCAGGTGGTCACGGCGACCCGGTGTTCGCCGCGGATCTTGAACGCGCTGGCTACCCCGCAGGCATGCAGCGCCTGGGTAGCGATCGGCACGCAGATCGGAAAGTCCTGCGCCGCCGCCGGGTCGACGAAGGCGCTGCCGCGCTCGTCGCCGCCCCAGTAGAGGAGGATTTCTTCCATGCGCACACCGCGCATCAGCTGCACGGCGGTGTCGCGGTAATACGGCACCAGCACGTCTTCCGGCTGCATCAGGCTGCCGATGGCGACACCAATCGCTTCCTGACCAAGGGTCGGCGCATAGGTGCCGATGCGGCCGGTGCGTTGCAGGGCGACGGCCTTCAGGTCGAACAGGCGGGTCAGCACCATCTGCCGGTAGAGTTTGGTCAGCAGATTGAAGTCATCGGCCCACGCCGGTAGCGCACCAAGCACGCGGCCTTCAGGGTCGAGATAGCGGGTATACGGGAGGTCGATCTTGCTAGGGGTCATTGCACTCATCCTCAACACCTTGTGGGTGCGTTACGGGCTTCCCGGCGCTTGTGGCGTCAGGTCTACCTTTCCCCTCGCCCTCCGGCAGAGGGGTTGGGGTGAGGGAAGCAGCGGGTCATATTAGCCGCCATACAGCAGGTGCTCGGCCAACGCATCGGCGACGCGCGCAGGGGAGCGTTTGTCGGCCTGGGCATGGGCGTAAATCTCGGTCAAGCGTAAGTCTATTTGCGAAAGATGCGCCGTAATGGCTGGCAAGCTTTCACCACGATGCTTGAGTGCCACATAAATCAGCCCGCCGGAGTTAATGACGTAATCCGGCGCATACAGAATCCCCCGCGCCTCCATCTCATCGGCAATCTCGATGCTCGCCAACTGGTTATTCGCCGCCCCGGCCACCGCCGAGCAGCGCAGCTGACCCACCGTCTGTGCATTCAATATGCCTCCCAGGCCGCACGGCGCGAGGATGTCACACGGCGTGCCAAGCAGCGCTTCGCTGGCCACCGGATGTGCACCGAGTTGCTCCACCGCCAACTGCACCCGGCCGGCATCCAGATCGCTGACCAATAGCTCGACACCGGCAGCATGCAACTGCTCGGCGAGCGCATAGCCAACATTGCCGAGACCTTGGATGGCGACGCGCAAGCCTTCCAGATCATCGCTACCGAGGCGCGCCTGTGCCGTCGCACGAATACCGGCGAACACCCCCATGGCGGTATGCGGCGAGGGATCACCGGCACTGGTGGTACTGGTGACGTGGCTGGTGTATTGGGCGATGCAGTCCATGTCGGCACTCGAAGTACCGCTGTCGACTGCCGTGATATAGCGGCCGTTGAGCGTTTCGATAAAACGACCGAAGGCTTCAAACAAGGCGCCACGATTATCCAAATTCGGCGGCCGGATGATCACCGCCTTGCCGCCGCCTTGCGCAAGCCCGGCCAACGCGGCTTTGTAACTCATGCCTTGGGCCAGGCGGACGGCGTCACGAATTGCGCTGTTTTCATCGGGATAAGCCAGGTAACGGCAGCCGCCGAGGGCCGGGCCGAGACGAGTGTTGTGAATCGCGATAATGGCCTTGAGGCCCGTGACGGGATCCTGAGCCAAGTGCAGCGCCTCGAGTCGGGCGGCTTCCATGATGGCAAACATGCTGTGGCTCCCTTGCCTGTAGTTAAAAGGAGTATAGGACGCGCCCTTGTATTGGTGACCTAACGGGCAGGCATAAGCACGTTGCAAGCCTGCGCCGGGCAGCATAAGGCCGACTTACCCAGCCAGCCTTGTACCGTCAGCCTTCGTGCTAATGGATAGGCACTAAGAGCGGGGAGCGCTCGGCGCAGTGGAGCGCCGACACCTTCAGCAGTGCGTCGGTTTTTCCGGTAAACGGCAATCCGCGCGAGCACAATCGACGTGAAAAGGACCACTACAAAAAGCCAATAGGAGCGGCTGAGTACTAGACGTAGGTTAGACGACCCGCTACAAACCAAGAGCGAATTGGAGAAGTTGATGACCCCGCGCCAAGCCTGCCTTGCCTGTCTCGAGCGTGAGCCGCCTGCGATCTTTGAAGCGGCATTGTGGATTGCTGCCGAGCACGATTCGGCGCTGCAACCGGAGCGCTGGCTGCGTGACATCGCCGGCTTGCAACAGCAAGTGGCGGCAGGTTTGCCGGTGCTGCCCAGCCATGAGCTAGCACAGCTACTGCTGCGCCGGCTGAATGAGCTGGATTTCCATGAAGACAATGAAAGCCCGCTGCGCCCACAGGCGGCCCTGCTCCACCGTGTGCTGCAACGGCGCCGCGGCCAACCGTTGTCGCTGGCTCTGGTTGCCCTCGAACTGGCTCGGCGTTTGGATATTCCCCTGGTGGGCGTGAACTTTCCTGGGCATTTCTTACTACGGGTACCAGGCGCCGATCATCTGCTCGATCCCTGCGGCGGCCGCCGCCTTTACACTCAGGACTGCCGCGAATTGCTGGCTCACCAACTGGGGCCTGCGGCGCAACTTTCCGCCGAACACCTGCAAAGCTGCGATGCCCGCAGCCTGCTGCAGCGGCTTTCACGCAATCTGCGTCATCTGCATCTTCAGGATCAGGACTATTTGGCGGCGCTGAAAGATGCCGAACGAGTGCTCGAACTGGGGCCACCCTCCGCCAGCGACCACCTGGCCCGCGCCGAGCTGTATCAGCATCTGGACTGCCCACAAGCCGAACGTTTCGATCTAGAGCATGCCCTACTGCTAACCGACGACCCGGCGCAGCGCTTAGCGCTGACGCAAAGGCTGCGGCAACTCAGCCAAACGCCGGCGCTGCATTAACCACCCTAACTCAACAGACCCAGGACCTTTGCCTGTGCCACGGCTTGGGTGCGTCTGGCGACCCCCAGCTTGGTATTGATCCGCCGCGCATGGGTTTTCACCGTGTGCAACGAGATGAACAGTTGCTCGGCGATTTCCTGATTCGAACAGCCTTGGCTAATCAAGCGCAACACGGCCAGCTCGCGCGCGCTGAGCACAGAGCGATCATCCTTCTCCGACATCAGCTCCGGCTCAAGCTCGCTGCGTTGCGCGAATAAACGCTCGCGCAAACTAGCGCCTTTGTGCGCTGGCAGAATCTTTTCCAACCACTGCGGCTGACGACGTTGCAGTTCTTGCAGCGGCTTCAGGAAGGTTTGTCGTTGCGACTCAGCCAAGGCCTGGCGCAACTCATGCTCGGCCTCATCTTGCCTGCCACTGACAAACAGCGCCTCAGCCAGGCTGAAACGGCATTCACAAGCAAAACCCAGGTGACCGGCCTGAACACACTCGTTCAACAGGGTGCGTAGCGCATTTATGGCCAGCTCAAAGTGCCCTTGTGCGAGATCGGTCAATGCCAGCAAGCGGCGCAAACGCGGCAGCAGATCGAAAAAGCCTGAAGGCGCCTGCAGATCTTTGCTTTGGTAATGCTGCTGCATGCGTTCGAAGGTCTCACGGGCCTTGCCGCTCTCGCCCTGGCGCAACCAGAGCACCCCGCGGGCCAGTTGCAACATGCTGCGATAGTGCACCTCGGGTACGTGCCGCCACTGCATCAAGCGCTCAGCCTCACTCAGCCACTGAAACGCCGCAGACAGATTACCCTCGCACGCAGCCAGCTCGGAAAGGCCCAGATAACCGAAGATGGTGTAAGCGTCCTCACAGGCTTCGGCCTCGACCAAACCTCTCTGGAACGCTTCACGCGCGTCCTCCTCCAGGCCCTGAGCGGTCAATAAATCACCGCGCTGCAACAATAAACGCCCGAGCATCGGACCAGTCGGTGGCAAATGCAGCAGAGACAGTTCGATCAAGTCCAATGCGGCTTGCGTCTCACCGGTCATTTTCAGCAAACGGACGCGATCCACCGTCAACAAGGCTTCGAACGCTACGCTGCGGTTCAACCGCGCCAGCTTCAAACCTTTATCGCTGTAGTGCTGCGCCTCATCCAGTTTGATCTCGACCATGGCCTGCTGGGCAAGCATCTGGTAGCAGATTACCTTGGCCGTCCAGGATGCCTCGGGCAACTCTTCAAGCGCTTCCAGGCATTGCTGGCGAACATTTTTTTGCCCTCGCTGCCTGGCCAGAGTGGCATTCAGAGCCTGTCCCTCAGCCAGCAGCATGCGCTGGCGCCGGGCATTCGCCTGCGGCAAGAAGCGCCCCAAATTGGCAATGCAGACCTCGGCCTCATCCAGCTGGGCGCAGAGAATCAACGCCCATCCCTGCAGTACATTCAAACGTGGGGTACTGGAGAACAGCCACTGCGGCAACTCGGTGCGCCACTGCAGAAATTGCGAAACACTCTGCCCAACCAGCAACTGTTCCTGGCCATAACGCTGCAAGTAGTTGGCGGCCACCTCCAGTTGCCCAGCCAACAGCGCATGCTCGACCGCCTCACGAATATCGCCCTGTCCAGCAAACCATTGGCAAGCACGGACATGCACCTGGGCGGGTGGCGGTGCTTCCGGTAGACGCCGCAACATGTGCGCCAAGGGTCGCCATAAACAGAACCATTCACCGCAGCTATCCAGCGGACGAATAAACAATTGCCGCTCGCGCAACTCCCGCAGGAGTTCACTACCGCCAGCGTCCAACACATGCTCACACAATGCTGGCGAGAAACGTGGCAGCTGTGCCAAGGCAAACAGAGCGCCCTTGAGTTCATCGCCAAGCCCCGCCAGAACCTCGCGCGCAATGTACTCGCGCAGGAACGGCGTGCCCGCAATCAAACGCTCGCGCAAAGCCTGCTCATTCCCATTCAGCAATAGCAGGCACACCCCAGCTAGCCAGCCCTCACTCTGCAGCAGCAACTCATCGAAGCTGTCCTGTGACAGATCAAGCTTCTGCAGCGCCACCAACTGCGCTAACTCGGTAGCCGTGAGCGCCAACTCGCGCGCATCCAGCTCCAACAGATCGCCTTGCAAGAGCAAGCGCGGCAGATTCCAGGCCGGCTGTCGGCGACTACTGACCCACCAACGCAACGAACCAGGCCCCTGTTCAAGCAGTCTATCGAGGCACGCATCGAGTTCGGCGCAGGACTCGCGCGGGTAGTCATCGAGCATGATCCAGAGTGGCTGATCAATCGCACTCAACAGACCGAGCAGCTCGCTGTAGACCTCACCTTCGCCCGGCGACTTATGCAGCGCGGCCGCCAAACGGCTGAGCAGCTCTTTGGGGGTTAATGGCCGGCCACCCAGTTCCAACCAGAGCAAAGTCGTATCGGCGGGTAGCTGCCGCGCGCATTCATTGAGCAGCACGGTCTTGCCAAAACCCGCCGGAGAGCAGAGCAGCCGCAACCGGCAATCACTGGCCAACAGCAGCTGCGCCAGCCGCGGGCGCGCAACATGTGCCGCCGGTAAGCGTGGCGGGAGGGCTTGGCGATTGGTCTGCGAATTCAAGCTCGTCACACTGCTGAGCGCGCTGTGGCTGGGATGCCCAGACATTGCATCGGTTCTCATTTTTATCGAGGTTAAAGCGTTTTAACAAACGCGGGGCAGTTTAGCGTTCCACCGTAACATCTCTCAAATCCAGCCGCGATCGGGTAGGAGGCGGGGTCACCCCCGCCGTCCTCCCACACCACCGTACGTACGGTTCCGTATACGGCGGTTCCTGCCTACTGACAAACTGCATCAGCGAGCTTGGTTTCGTGCGATGTGTCGCCCGCGTAGTCTAAGCACCCGGACAGGCTCTCGGGACTTCCGGTCCCTACCTCCTGATTGTCCAGGCCTCCGTATCAGGGAGCTTGTGCCTGCGACCCGCTCAGAGAGCACACCTGACTATCCGCTCATGGCAGGTTCAGCCCTTCATTGCTCCGGTTCCGAGCAACTACTACGGCCTCGGCTGACTTCTGCTCGCCCATCCCGTCACCTCACGATGCCGGTAGCACATGGCAGGCGAACAGATCTCCCAGGGTAATTCGCGTGACCTTCCTGCTTATGCCTGTCGGATCTACGTCGTAGCGTTCCGTGCAAGTATCGGGCTTTGGCAATTATGGCTACCTCACCCCGCTACGCCGCCTAATCCGCTTCCTGTTCGTCAGGCCAGCAGTTTGCCTTCGGCTTCCTTCAGATTCGCAGTCGCCCGCGACACCCTTGCCTTCAGCTAACACTTCCCCTTGCCGGGTGTGTAGAGGACTTCCACCTCCAAGTCATCCAGCTCACCACCACAGTGAGCCAGACAGCGCCAGTCACGGCGCTACGCGCCATGCCTGGCGCACCATAAAAAAGGCGGCCTCTAAGGCCGCCTAAGTAAGGAGCTACATCAGCAATCAGCGGACGCCGGCATTCCGCAAAGCCGCCGGGGTGTAGTCTTTGACTGAGGCTTTAGTGCCGTACTCGATAGACTTTTTCTCTTCGTTCATCAGCGCCCCGACCACATAGCGGCCAGCGATGATGTCGTAGAGCGTTTCACCTGCGTAATACGGTGTTTGCGCCTGGTAAGCCTGCATCAACTGGGACTCACCCACTCGCCACAACTGACCACGACCGTCGTACAGCTCCGATTCGGCAATTTGCCAGCTGTCCTCATCGAGAAAGAAGCGGCGCTTGCCGTAGATATTGCGTTCGCCAGACTTCAGCGTCGCTTCAACTTCCCAAACACGGTGCAACTCGTAGCGGGTCAAATCCTGGTTGATGTGACCCGCCTTGATGATGTCCTCGTATTTGACCGAAGGCGAACTCAAGCGGTAGTTGTTGTACGGAATGTACATCTCACGCTTGCCCACCAGCTTCCAGTCATAGCGATCAGGCGCGCCGTTGAACATGTCCAGGTTGTCCGAAGTCCGCAGACCGTCGGAGGCGGTACCCGGGCCGTCGTAGGAAACCTGAGGAGCACGACGCACGCGACGCTGACCGGCGTTGTAGATCCACGCCATTCGCGGCTCAGCCACCTGATCCAGGGAGTCGTGCACCAGCAGTACGTTACCCGCCAAACGCGCTGGCGCAGTTACCCGCTGTTTGAAGAACAACAGCGCATTGGCGGCCTTGGACGCATCCAAATCGGGCATGTCGCCTGGAACCGCAACCTCATCTTCGAGGTTCACCAAGGTATAGCTGCCGTTGACCTGAGGAGTTGCCTGCACGGCGGAGCGCCGCAGGTTGCCACCGCGATAACGGGTGACATGGTTCCAGATCACTTCCAGCCCGTTCTGCGGGATCGGAAAGGCGTAGTAACGGCTTTCGGCGAAGTTCGCCAAACCATTACCACCCTCTAGCAACGTGGTTTTCAGCGCACTGGTCTTGGCAGCGTCGTACACCTTCTGGGGCAATGCAACCGAACGGTGCGTGGTGAATACCGGGATCCGATAGGTTTCCGGATAGCGGGTAAACATCGCCAATTGACCGGCCGACAGCTTGTCTTTGTATTGCGCGGCGTTCTTCGCGGTGATGGTGAACAGTGGCTTCTCGCTGGCGAACGGATCACCCAGGAAACCAGCCGCACTCACGGCGCCCGCAGTCGTGGACAAACCGCCGGTCCACTCAGGGATGCTGCCATCGGCATTACCGGCTTTCTGAGCGCCAACAGGTGTCAGCGTGGTGCCCAGCTTTGCCGCTTCATCCGGGGAAACCGCAGCCATAACGCTGCTGGCCAGCAGAGATAGGGCTAGGGCGCTGATCAGGTTTATTGTTGTCTTCATTTGCATATCAATCCTCACTATTTCCCTGCATACCGACTTAGAAGTTCACGCCGAGGCTGAGCGCCACGAAATCGCGATCGGTGGTGGTGTTGAAGTCACCACCGAAGAAGTCGGTGTAACTCAGGTTGGCCGTGTACATGTTTGCGTATTCGGCGTTAAGACCAAGGCTCACCGCTTTGGAGCCTTCGTTGAAGTTCGGCCCATAACCGTCGACGTCATGCGACCAGGCGACGTTTGGGCTCAAGTTGACCCCGGCGAACACGTTGTTGTAATCGAGGTTGGCGCGCAGGCGGTAACCCCAGGAGCTGCTGGTGAAGAAGCCGTGGGTGTTACATTCGTTCGGATTGTTCAGGTTGGCCCCACGGCAGACCGCCGGGTTCGACAGCTGGCCGGAGCCAAACAGCGAGTCGCGGCCGAAGCGTAGCTCGCCGACGTCGTTGCTGATCCCGCTGATATGGTTGTAACCGGCCTCGCCCACCAGGGTCAGGCGGCTAGCGCCGAGCACCTGGTCAACGAACTGAGTCGCGGTGATCTGCGCCTGGGTGACCGGTTTACGGTCATAGCCGGAGATCTCGGAACCTAATGCTGACGATGCATGCCCCGACCGGAATATCGGTGAACTGGCGATAGCGGCGAGATTCGCCGGCCCCACGGGCGCAACCGCCGCGGCCGTGGTCAGGTCAACACCGTTAATCTGCAACGGCATATTCGGCCGGTAGCTGAGCTCGCCGGACAGCGCGGTACCACCGATATTGCTCGCGAAACTCAGGCCATATAGGCGGATATCCTCGGGATATTCGATAAAGTAGTTAGCCGTCACCGGCGAGCCATTGCGGGTACGGGTGTTACTGACGATGGGCGAGCGGCTGTGGTAGTTCAGCGTGTAGGCGCCGAACTCGGTGTCATTCAACTCCTCGGCGACCCAGCGCAGCGCGACACCGAATTGGCCGGAGTCGCGGGCATCACGATCACCCGCACGCGGGATATAAAAGTTGTTGCCAGTAGCCGGGCCGGTGTTATTCGACTGGCCGGGCGGCAGGTCATTGCCGGCTACCACCAGGCGATCCGTGCAACCGTCGGCCACTACGTCGGAGGTGGAGAAGAAGGTGCCGCAGTTGTCGGCAACGGTCTGATCCCACTCCAGCTGGTAGAAGGCTTCAGCCGACAGCGTGTCGGTCAGGCCCTGCTGCACGTAGAGCATATTGACCGGAATCAGGCCTTCCTTGATCTCCGCACCGGGGCGACGGAAGGCGGCGGCATCGATCGGGTTGATCGAGTTGATGCTGTTGCCGATAAAGGTACTCTCGCCCCAGCTGACCACCTGCTTGCCGGCACGCACACTGCCGGGCAACTCGCCAAGGCTGTAGTTGTGGTAGACGAAGGCATCGAGGATTTGCGCGCCGGAGGCCTGCGCGGCCTCTTTACGGTTGTGATCGTCGATGTCGTAGAACAACCGGTTCTCGTCCTTCAGCTCGAAGTCGTACCAGTATTTGCCACGCACGAATACCCCGGTATCGCCGTACTTCAGCTCCAGATCGTGGATGCCCTTGAAGATTTTCAAGAAGGTTTCGCCTTTCTTGAAGTTCTTGCGGCCATCGTCGGAGGTCCGAGCCGAGGCGTGGCCGGTGTCGTTCGCGCGACCCGCGGCAGCGGCGGCGGGGGTGCTGCCAGTCGGGAAGATAAAGTCGCGGTCCGCACCGCGCACCGACCAACTGGCGCCCACCGACAGCGACGAGTCGAACTGCCCTTCGATTTCCCCAATATTGAAACTCACCGCATAGGCCGGGGCCGCAGTCCCCAGTGCGACGGCAATAGCCAAAATTTTTGGCTGGAAGATTCCGGGCCTTTTTCTTGTTGTCATAGGGCTCTCCTAATTGGGTCGAAACACGGGGAGAACCCTAACCAGCTAACGCCCACCGGTTAAGCGCACGAAGGATGGATTTAGCCTGTCATCCTTTAGTATGAATGCCCGCCACAGGGCTGACTTAGAGGCCCGCTGATCGGAACACGAAGGAGCTACGCCACGACCGACGGGAACTTTACCGATCACTCTCGATGCGAGCAGAACCCGACCTTCTTGAGACACGTAATGCGCCCAGCAAAAATGTGGGTGCAACGACCTCAGAAAAGGTTGCGCGGGTGATGTGCTTATTAAGAAAGGTTGGTATGACTGGGGCAAGCGAGGCCACTCAAGACTTGAGGGGAGCAAGCTTGGAGGACTGACCAACAAGGTGCCGCCATGCGACAGCCCTATGCACGGTTTCATGCGGGTGAGCCCGGCCTTGCAGGACGGTTGTTGGGCATCGCCTTCAGCTCAGCACCAACCCACGGGTTTGTGTAGCCTCCCAGGCAAACGGTGGTCCGTAGGTTGGCGCCGAACGCAGTGATGCCCAACGGGGAGTCGCCCCGCGACTCCTTATTCTTGGAATCCAGCAACACAGCCAAGATCGCGTTTATACCGACAATCAAAACGTACCGTGCCGCCCCCGGCCCGCGCTAAAGCGTTTGGCGCCCGCTAGCGTCTCTCCGCTTTCAATCACTGCCATGCCGCCGCGAAACTCGCTATCAAGCGCTTGCGTAACAGACAAATCCCACTGCGCGTAAGCGCTGGCGCGGTCGGCCAACATGCAGCGCTGCGGGAAGGCTGCAATCTCATGCGCCAATTGCTCGGCCGCAGCGCGCGCCGAGCCTTTGGCCACCACGCGATTGGCCAGCCCCATCGCCAACGCCTCGTCGGCGTGCACCGGGCGACCAGTCAGAATCAAGTCCAACGCCCGGCCCTGGCCAATGATCCGCGGCAGCCGCACCGTACCGCCGTCGATCAACGGCACGCCGAAACGCCGGCAGAACACGCCGCACACCGCGTCTTCCGCCAACACACGCAGATCCGCCAACAGCGCCAGTTCCAAGCCGCCGGCCACCGCATACCCTTCGATGGCCGCAATCAGCGGTTTGCGCAGCTGCATCCGGCTTGGCCCCATCGGCCCATCGCCGTCGACTTCCAGGCGATTGGCACGCTCAGCACCTGCAGCCACCGCCGCCAGATCGGCACCGGCGCAAAAGGTGCCGCCAGCGCCGGTCAATACCGCGACGCGCGCCGCATCGTCTTGCTCAAATGCACGCAGGGCTGCGGCCAGCGCCTCGGCCGTCGGTCGATCCACAGCATTGCGCACCGCTGGGCGGTCGATGATCAGCGTGGTGACCGGGCCATTCTTTTCAACGATGACACTCATGGCGCAACTCCTGGCAGACATGAAAAAGGAGCGCTGGAAGATGGTTCCCACGCTCCAGCGTGAGCCCCCTAGCAGGACGCTCTGCTTCCCTTCATAGAGCAGACGCGGAGCGTCTAAGGCTGCATTCCCACGCGGAGCGTGGGAACGATCAACTTTATTCCGGACAGTAGTGCGCGAAGGCGGGAACCCAGAAAATGCCTCAACCGGTGTATTTCTGCAGGTTAGCCAGCATCGCTTGCATTGCCTGCATCCCATCCGCCGGGTGGCTGGCGCCTTCGAAGTCGCAGATCTGCTGCCACTGGGCTGCCACGTCTTCCGCGTCGAACCCGACTTTCGGATCGAAACCGGCGCCGTTGCTGCGCTCCCAGCGCACCTTGCCGATCCAGCCACCACCCACTTCGAACAGGCCGGCAGTTTCCTGGCAGTTTTCGCTACCGAGGTAGACCACCAACGGGCTGACCAGCTCCGGCTTGAGTTGCTCGAAGACTTGCTGCGGGATCAGGCCTTCGGTCATGCGGGTGCCGCCAGTCGGGGCGATGGCGTTGACGAAGATATTATTCTTGCGGCCTTCGATGGCCAGGGTGCGGGTCAGGCCGTACAGGCCGAGCTTGGCCATGCCGTAGTTGGATTGACCGAAGTTGCCGTAGATGCCGGACGTCGACGACGTGAAGATCACCCGGCCGTAGTTCTGCTCGCGCAGGTGCGGCCAGGCCGCGCGGGTCACCTTGTAGGCG comes from the Pseudomonas cavernicola genome and includes:
- a CDS encoding Leu/Phe/Val dehydrogenase, whose product is MFAIMEAARLEALHLAQDPVTGLKAIIAIHNTRLGPALGGCRYLAYPDENSAIRDAVRLAQGMSYKAALAGLAQGGGKAVIIRPPNLDNRGALFEAFGRFIETLNGRYITAVDSGTSSADMDCIAQYTSHVTSTTSAGDPSPHTAMGVFAGIRATAQARLGSDDLEGLRVAIQGLGNVGYALAEQLHAAGVELLVSDLDAGRVQLAVEQLGAHPVASEALLGTPCDILAPCGLGGILNAQTVGQLRCSAVAGAANNQLASIEIADEMEARGILYAPDYVINSGGLIYVALKHRGESLPAITAHLSQIDLRLTEIYAHAQADKRSPARVADALAEHLLYGG
- a CDS encoding crotonase/enoyl-CoA hydratase family protein codes for the protein MSVIVEKNGPVTTLIIDRPAVRNAVDRPTAEALAAALRAFEQDDAARVAVLTGAGGTFCAGADLAAVAAGAERANRLEVDGDGPMGPSRMQLRKPLIAAIEGYAVAGGLELALLADLRVLAEDAVCGVFCRRFGVPLIDGGTVRLPRIIGQGRALDLILTGRPVHADEALAMGLANRVVAKGSARAAAEQLAHEIAAFPQRCMLADRASAYAQWDLSVTQALDSEFRGGMAVIESGETLAGAKRFSAGRGRHGTF
- a CDS encoding SirB1 family protein — encoded protein: MTPRQACLACLEREPPAIFEAALWIAAEHDSALQPERWLRDIAGLQQQVAAGLPVLPSHELAQLLLRRLNELDFHEDNESPLRPQAALLHRVLQRRRGQPLSLALVALELARRLDIPLVGVNFPGHFLLRVPGADHLLDPCGGRRLYTQDCRELLAHQLGPAAQLSAEHLQSCDARSLLQRLSRNLRHLHLQDQDYLAALKDAERVLELGPPSASDHLARAELYQHLDCPQAERFDLEHALLLTDDPAQRLALTQRLRQLSQTPALH
- a CDS encoding LuxR C-terminal-related transcriptional regulator; the protein is MSGHPSHSALSSVTSLNSQTNRQALPPRLPAAHVARPRLAQLLLASDCRLRLLCSPAGFGKTVLLNECARQLPADTTLLWLELGGRPLTPKELLSRLAAALHKSPGEGEVYSELLGLLSAIDQPLWIMLDDYPRESCAELDACLDRLLEQGPGSLRWWVSSRRQPAWNLPRLLLQGDLLELDARELALTATELAQLVALQKLDLSQDSFDELLLQSEGWLAGVCLLLLNGNEQALRERLIAGTPFLREYIAREVLAGLGDELKGALFALAQLPRFSPALCEHVLDAGGSELLRELRERQLFIRPLDSCGEWFCLWRPLAHMLRRLPEAPPPAQVHVRACQWFAGQGDIREAVEHALLAGQLEVAANYLQRYGQEQLLVGQSVSQFLQWRTELPQWLFSSTPRLNVLQGWALILCAQLDEAEVCIANLGRFLPQANARRQRMLLAEGQALNATLARQRGQKNVRQQCLEALEELPEASWTAKVICYQMLAQQAMVEIKLDEAQHYSDKGLKLARLNRSVAFEALLTVDRVRLLKMTGETQAALDLIELSLLHLPPTGPMLGRLLLQRGDLLTAQGLEEDAREAFQRGLVEAEACEDAYTIFGYLGLSELAACEGNLSAAFQWLSEAERLMQWRHVPEVHYRSMLQLARGVLWLRQGESGKARETFERMQQHYQSKDLQAPSGFFDLLPRLRRLLALTDLAQGHFELAINALRTLLNECVQAGHLGFACECRFSLAEALFVSGRQDEAEHELRQALAESQRQTFLKPLQELQRRQPQWLEKILPAHKGASLRERLFAQRSELEPELMSEKDDRSVLSARELAVLRLISQGCSNQEIAEQLFISLHTVKTHARRINTKLGVARRTQAVAQAKVLGLLS
- a CDS encoding DUF1329 domain-containing protein; translation: MKTTINLISALALSLLASSVMAAVSPDEAAKLGTTLTPVGAQKAGNADGSIPEWTGGLSTTAGAVSAAGFLGDPFASEKPLFTITAKNAAQYKDKLSAGQLAMFTRYPETYRIPVFTTHRSVALPQKVYDAAKTSALKTTLLEGGNGLANFAESRYYAFPIPQNGLEVIWNHVTRYRGGNLRRSAVQATPQVNGSYTLVNLEDEVAVPGDMPDLDASKAANALLFFKQRVTAPARLAGNVLLVHDSLDQVAEPRMAWIYNAGQRRVRRAPQVSYDGPGTASDGLRTSDNLDMFNGAPDRYDWKLVGKREMYIPYNNYRLSSPSVKYEDIIKAGHINQDLTRYELHRVWEVEATLKSGERNIYGKRRFFLDEDSWQIAESELYDGRGQLWRVGESQLMQAYQAQTPYYAGETLYDIIAGRYVVGALMNEEKKSIEYGTKASVKDYTPAALRNAGVR
- a CDS encoding DUF1302 domain-containing protein; translation: MTTRKRPGIFQPKILAIAVALGTAAPAYAVSFNIGEIEGQFDSSLSVGASWSVRGADRDFIFPTGSTPAAAAAGRANDTGHASARTSDDGRKNFKKGETFLKIFKGIHDLELKYGDTGVFVRGKYWYDFELKDENRLFYDIDDHNRKEAAQASGAQILDAFVYHNYSLGELPGSVRAGKQVVSWGESTFIGNSINSINPIDAAAFRRPGAEIKEGLIPVNMLYVQQGLTDTLSAEAFYQLEWDQTVADNCGTFFSTSDVVADGCTDRLVVAGNDLPPGQSNNTGPATGNNFYIPRAGDRDARDSGQFGVALRWVAEELNDTEFGAYTLNYHSRSPIVSNTRTRNGSPVTANYFIEYPEDIRLYGLSFASNIGGTALSGELSYRPNMPLQINGVDLTTAAAVAPVGPANLAAIASSPIFRSGHASSALGSEISGYDRKPVTQAQITATQFVDQVLGASRLTLVGEAGYNHISGISNDVGELRFGRDSLFGSGQLSNPAVCRGANLNNPNECNTHGFFTSSSWGYRLRANLDYNNVFAGVNLSPNVAWSHDVDGYGPNFNEGSKAVSLGLNAEYANMYTANLSYTDFFGGDFNTTTDRDFVALSLGVNF